One Trichocoleus desertorum ATA4-8-CV12 DNA window includes the following coding sequences:
- a CDS encoding penicillin-binding protein 2, whose amino-acid sequence MASSVPPSTPNSPQARHLEAGDESWQDAGGRWRSLPPVQTQPSQFRLVLVWIVLMTSGLGLIANLFRLQIVEAEKLKVRAQDQQMIYLRPFVPRRPIVDRGGNVLAIDQPVYTLYAHPRLFSEAKEAIAAKLAPLLKQSTAKLTQQFNRTDTGIQVEYSLTEDIADQIKDLQIDGVELLRHQQRLYPQQDLFADVVGYVNLDRKGQAGVEYSQQKLLERSVQAVRLSRTGSGALIPDQVPGGFLHVDDLRLQLTLDSRLQRAARFSLQQQIKQFNGKRGSVIVMDARDGSLLSFVSEPSYDPNQYYKFNVELFKNWALTDLYEPGSTFKPLNVAIALESGAIQPNSVFNDEGQIYVDGWPIADYDYDYVGARGPLSIAQILQFSSNVGMVRIVQQMPPDIYYSWLQRLGLGQTVGIDLPFEIAGSLKPRSQFASSPIEPATTSFGQGFSLTPIQLVQLHGALANGGKLVTPHLVRGLFNTEGQPYWQPSLPAPQQIFSPETSRTVLAMMESVVAQGTGKSAQIPGYRIAGKTGTAQKAHPNGGYYERAKITSFVGIFPVEAPRYVVVAVIDEPQGDDAFGSTVAAPIVKAVMEALITIERIPPSQPVANQPWNTPMMPTSPVAPPAGNMPTSPRPVAPPQPTP is encoded by the coding sequence ATGGCCTCTTCTGTTCCTCCCTCCACCCCTAACTCTCCTCAAGCTCGCCATTTGGAAGCGGGGGATGAGTCCTGGCAAGATGCCGGAGGTCGTTGGCGTTCGTTACCTCCTGTTCAGACTCAGCCTTCCCAGTTTCGGTTGGTGTTGGTATGGATTGTGTTGATGACGAGTGGGCTAGGGCTGATCGCCAATTTATTTCGTCTGCAAATTGTGGAGGCTGAGAAGCTAAAGGTTCGGGCGCAAGATCAACAAATGATTTATTTGCGACCCTTTGTTCCCCGGCGGCCTATTGTGGATCGCGGCGGCAATGTTTTAGCGATCGACCAACCTGTTTACACGCTCTACGCCCATCCTCGCTTATTTAGTGAGGCGAAAGAGGCGATCGCGGCTAAGTTGGCACCATTACTTAAGCAATCGACCGCTAAACTAACTCAGCAATTCAATCGAACTGATACTGGCATCCAGGTAGAGTACTCCCTGACTGAAGATATTGCAGATCAAATTAAAGATTTGCAGATTGATGGTGTTGAGCTGCTTCGTCATCAGCAGCGGCTCTATCCTCAACAGGACTTGTTTGCCGATGTGGTTGGCTATGTCAATCTCGATCGCAAGGGTCAAGCGGGGGTGGAATATAGCCAGCAAAAGTTATTAGAGCGCTCTGTTCAGGCTGTGCGTCTCAGTCGTACGGGCAGCGGAGCTTTAATTCCTGACCAGGTTCCTGGCGGTTTCCTGCATGTCGATGATCTACGACTCCAACTCACGCTCGATAGCCGTTTGCAACGCGCCGCTCGGTTTTCGCTCCAGCAGCAAATCAAGCAGTTTAACGGCAAGCGAGGCAGTGTCATTGTTATGGATGCGCGAGATGGTTCCTTGCTCTCGTTTGTTTCGGAGCCTTCCTATGATCCCAACCAGTATTACAAGTTCAATGTAGAGCTGTTTAAGAATTGGGCACTAACCGATCTGTACGAACCTGGGTCTACCTTTAAGCCGTTGAACGTGGCGATCGCATTAGAATCTGGGGCGATTCAACCCAATAGTGTGTTCAACGACGAAGGCCAGATTTACGTCGATGGTTGGCCGATCGCTGACTATGACTACGATTATGTTGGCGCACGAGGGCCACTGTCGATCGCTCAAATTCTACAATTCTCCAGCAACGTAGGCATGGTGCGTATTGTGCAGCAGATGCCGCCAGATATTTACTACAGTTGGTTGCAGCGCTTGGGTTTGGGGCAAACGGTCGGGATTGATTTACCGTTTGAAATCGCTGGATCTCTGAAGCCGCGATCGCAGTTTGCGAGTTCACCGATTGAGCCAGCGACAACTTCTTTTGGTCAAGGTTTTTCTCTCACTCCTATCCAGTTAGTACAGCTACATGGAGCTTTGGCCAACGGTGGTAAGTTAGTTACCCCTCATTTAGTGCGTGGCTTATTTAACACAGAAGGACAACCATATTGGCAGCCTTCTCTGCCTGCACCGCAACAAATTTTTTCGCCAGAAACTTCGCGAACCGTGCTAGCCATGATGGAATCGGTGGTGGCTCAAGGCACAGGAAAATCCGCTCAAATTCCTGGTTATCGCATTGCGGGTAAAACCGGAACCGCGCAAAAGGCACATCCGAATGGTGGCTATTATGAGCGCGCTAAAATCACTAGCTTTGTCGGCATTTTCCCCGTCGAAGCTCCGCGCTATGTGGTGGTAGCGGTAATTGATGAGCCGCAGGGAGATGATGCCTTCGGTTCTACGGTGGCAGCACCCATTGTCAAAGCGGTGATGGAAGCCTTGATTACCATCGAACGGATTCCGCCCAGTCAGCCTGTAGCGAACCAACCTTGGAATACACCGATGATGCCCACCTCGCCCGTCGCGCCTCCTGCTGGAAACATGCCTACTTCTCCTCGCCCTGTTGCCCCACCGCAACCAACTCCCTAG
- a CDS encoding pentapeptide repeat-containing protein, with amino-acid sequence MDFSGQNLRGRSFKGQDLTGANFSYADIRGANFTSAILQGANFTGVKAGLLPSWSACLFIVSITLSVLGLGTSVVSVNLFSSADLVHWSEVTMASDNPLRVDVKFPILELVIFVFCFTSIMAGQFIGEFADKTQISMELFGSSRMSRMKSKLLAKTFFICTFITWAIFFLSESSKVTYALFLWMILGLFPGLCLAAFVGLVFAYPISSRNVLFDGKRTIFRNSDLTDADFTRASLTYVDFRKSNLVRTCWFQAWTVKDAWIKDTYLEDFYLYRLLITKQGANQIFYDTKKTRDINLEKADLTSSIFMDSDLSQANLRGADLSRANLIRTRLDQADLTGAHLTGAFIQDWGIKTTTKFSEVKCEYVYMRLPTRENPDPLRKPDNRNEVFAEGDFEDFIKPLTDTLDLYHNHGVDPRAIAIAFKNLAEDNPAAELEIVAMEKRGKDKFLLRAKTAQGIDKSELSQAYFEDYNQLKALPANHLQLLLAEKDDRIRSLENMVETALKQPKFYTENYHHRGDVMPENSGVNINAGGNIGDINSLVGGDVSGVVNLGEISGNVTNTINQLPASLQPDEPGIKELLEQLHRAIASAEELKPEDKAEALKQVQALAEAGKDPAEPEKKNGAKSAIRWLKGMLTELAEPSAIVQLCKHVLPQIAGIFGL; translated from the coding sequence ATGGACTTCTCCGGACAAAACCTCCGAGGCCGCAGTTTCAAAGGCCAAGACCTCACCGGAGCCAACTTCAGCTACGCCGACATTCGAGGAGCAAACTTCACTAGTGCCATTTTGCAAGGGGCAAATTTTACGGGGGTCAAAGCAGGTTTACTTCCAAGTTGGAGCGCATGTTTATTTATAGTTTCAATTACCTTGTCTGTTTTAGGGCTGGGAACTTCTGTTGTTTCTGTCAACCTTTTTTCATCTGCTGATTTAGTTCACTGGTCCGAAGTCACAATGGCTTCAGACAACCCATTACGAGTAGACGTAAAATTTCCTATTCTTGAATTAGTAATTTTTGTCTTCTGCTTCACAAGCATAATGGCTGGACAATTCATTGGAGAATTTGCGGACAAAACTCAAATTTCAATGGAGCTATTTGGCTCATCTCGAATGTCCCGAATGAAGTCAAAGCTTTTAGCAAAAACATTTTTTATATGCACTTTTATTACTTGGGCAATTTTCTTCTTATCAGAAAGCTCAAAAGTTACTTATGCATTATTCTTGTGGATGATTCTAGGGCTCTTTCCGGGGCTGTGTCTTGCGGCTTTTGTAGGTCTTGTTTTCGCATATCCTATATCCTCTAGGAATGTATTGTTTGATGGTAAAAGAACAATTTTTCGAAATTCCGATTTAACTGATGCTGACTTTACAAGGGCATCACTAACATATGTTGACTTCAGGAAATCCAATTTAGTTCGTACTTGCTGGTTTCAAGCTTGGACTGTCAAAGATGCATGGATCAAGGACACGTACTTAGAAGATTTTTATTTATATCGGTTGTTGATAACAAAACAAGGCGCTAATCAAATATTTTATGACACTAAAAAGACAAGAGATATTAATCTGGAGAAAGCCGACTTAACTAGTTCCATTTTTATGGACTCAGATTTAAGTCAAGCTAATTTACGAGGAGCTGATCTTAGCAGGGCAAACCTTATTCGAACGAGACTAGATCAAGCTGACTTAACAGGTGCCCATTTAACCGGAGCCTTCATTCAAGATTGGGGTATTAAAACGACAACCAAGTTTTCTGAAGTTAAGTGTGAATATGTCTATATGCGACTACCGACGAGGGAGAATCCAGATCCATTAAGAAAGCCAGATAATAGAAATGAAGTTTTTGCAGAGGGTGATTTTGAGGATTTCATTAAACCCTTAACTGACACACTGGATTTGTATCACAATCATGGAGTTGATCCACGAGCGATCGCGATCGCTTTCAAAAACTTGGCAGAAGACAACCCAGCAGCCGAGCTAGAAATTGTCGCAATGGAGAAGCGAGGCAAAGATAAATTTTTGCTGCGGGCTAAAACTGCCCAAGGGATAGACAAGTCTGAACTCAGCCAAGCTTATTTTGAAGACTACAATCAACTCAAAGCTCTACCTGCAAATCACTTACAACTGCTGCTTGCTGAGAAGGACGATCGCATTCGCAGCTTAGAAAACATGGTAGAAACAGCTCTCAAACAGCCTAAATTTTATACAGAAAACTATCATCATCGAGGAGATGTCATGCCAGAAAATAGCGGAGTCAATATTAACGCTGGTGGCAATATTGGCGACATCAACAGTTTAGTGGGGGGTGATGTCAGCGGTGTTGTGAACCTCGGTGAAATTAGCGGTAACGTCACCAATACCATTAATCAGCTACCCGCCTCCCTACAACCTGATGAACCTGGCATCAAAGAACTGCTAGAACAACTGCACCGAGCGATCGCCAGTGCTGAAGAACTCAAGCCAGAAGACAAAGCCGAAGCGCTCAAGCAAGTGCAAGCCTTAGCCGAGGCAGGAAAAGATCCCGCAGAACCTGAGAAGAAAAATGGAGCGAAATCAGCGATCCGGTGGCTCAAGGGGATGCTAACCGAACTCGCCGAACCCAGCGCGATCGTGCAACTCTGCAAACACGTATTGCCTCAAATCGCTGGAATCTTTGGACTTTAA
- the clpP gene encoding ATP-dependent Clp endopeptidase proteolytic subunit ClpP has product MRGQANCMIPTVIEPSGRGDRAFDIYSRLLRDRIIFLGTAIDSDVANLIVAQLLLLDAEDPEKDIYLYINSPGGSVTAGMGIYDTIKHIRADVSTICLGLAASMGAFLLSAGTKGKRVSLPHSRIMIHQPLGGAQGQATDIEIQAKEILYHKQRLNEMLAEHTGQPLEKIAEDTERDFFMSAHESKEYGLIDQVIERRPSAQNPIAAVN; this is encoded by the coding sequence ATGCGTGGACAGGCAAACTGCATGATTCCTACCGTTATTGAACCCTCTGGACGTGGCGATCGCGCCTTTGACATCTACTCTCGGCTACTACGGGATCGGATCATCTTCTTGGGTACCGCCATCGACTCTGATGTTGCCAACCTGATCGTGGCTCAGTTGCTCCTGTTGGACGCAGAAGACCCAGAAAAAGACATTTACCTCTACATCAACTCCCCTGGTGGTTCTGTGACTGCTGGTATGGGCATTTACGACACCATCAAGCACATCCGGGCCGATGTTTCTACCATCTGTCTGGGCTTGGCAGCTAGTATGGGCGCGTTTCTCCTCAGTGCGGGCACCAAAGGCAAGCGGGTCAGCCTACCCCACTCCCGGATCATGATTCACCAACCCCTCGGTGGTGCCCAAGGTCAAGCTACTGACATCGAAATTCAGGCCAAGGAAATTCTCTACCACAAGCAACGCCTGAACGAGATGCTGGCTGAGCACACCGGACAACCTCTAGAGAAAATCGCGGAAGATACCGAGCGCGACTTCTTTATGTCAGCCCATGAGTCCAAGGAGTACGGCTTGATTGACCAAGTGATCGAGCGCCGTCCCTCTGCTCAAAACCCGATCGCTGCGGTGAACTAA
- a CDS encoding DUF475 domain-containing protein has product MLDHLLNTPMNFGYDTLLLLPVLVVLEAVLSADNAIALAAIAQGLEGSTLQRRALNLGLVCAFVLRVALILTATWVTKYWQFELAGAAYLLWLVFQYFSTPEDSENSHHGPRFATLWQAIPVIAFTDLAFSLDSVTTAIAISKETWLVITGGLIGVIALRFMAGLFIRWLDEFTHLEDAGYVTVALVGLRLLLRVINEALVPPEWLMISLIGLLFLWGFSERAEPELEVSSEVAEVRSPSEVKK; this is encoded by the coding sequence ATGCTAGACCACTTGTTAAACACTCCGATGAACTTTGGGTACGACACCCTCTTGCTCCTACCAGTCTTGGTGGTGCTAGAAGCAGTCCTGTCAGCCGATAACGCGATCGCCCTGGCTGCGATCGCTCAAGGGCTGGAGGGAAGTACCTTGCAACGTCGGGCGCTTAACCTGGGTTTGGTCTGTGCCTTCGTCTTGCGGGTAGCCCTGATTCTGACAGCAACCTGGGTGACGAAGTACTGGCAATTTGAGTTGGCGGGTGCCGCCTACTTGCTGTGGCTAGTGTTTCAGTATTTCAGCACTCCAGAAGACAGTGAGAATTCTCATCATGGCCCTCGCTTTGCCACGCTTTGGCAAGCAATTCCGGTAATTGCCTTTACCGATTTAGCTTTCTCTCTAGATAGTGTGACGACAGCGATCGCGATCTCCAAAGAAACCTGGCTAGTGATTACAGGTGGCTTAATCGGAGTGATTGCTTTGCGGTTTATGGCAGGCCTGTTTATCCGCTGGTTAGACGAGTTTACACATTTGGAAGATGCAGGCTACGTTACTGTCGCTTTAGTTGGCTTGCGATTGCTGCTGCGAGTGATTAATGAAGCTTTGGTGCCGCCAGAGTGGTTGATGATTAGTTTGATCGGCCTACTGTTCCTGTGGGGTTTCTCTGAGCGAGCTGAGCCAGAGTTGGAAGTGAGTAGTGAAGTCGCTGAAGTGCGATCGCCGAGCGAAGTAAAGAAATAG
- a CDS encoding DUF29 domain-containing protein, whose amino-acid sequence MQAQPDWAFLAASSPYQTAIAVQKLLQEGKPMEAGEGLHALIDSMGRSEKRALKSQLTRLMSHVIKWKCQPERRSPSWAITIRDARTEIADSQEEFPSLNRDHIESIWQKCFDRAIKDAEDEMGLRCSLTSLSWAEVFEEEYTLLKPKAE is encoded by the coding sequence ATGCAAGCACAACCAGATTGGGCATTTCTGGCAGCGAGTTCTCCTTACCAAACTGCGATCGCGGTGCAGAAGCTATTGCAAGAGGGCAAACCGATGGAAGCGGGCGAAGGACTCCATGCACTGATTGATTCTATGGGTAGGTCAGAAAAACGAGCGCTAAAAAGCCAACTCACTCGACTCATGAGCCATGTGATTAAGTGGAAGTGCCAACCAGAGCGGCGATCGCCAAGTTGGGCAATTACGATTCGGGATGCGCGGACAGAAATTGCTGACAGCCAAGAAGAATTCCCCAGCCTCAATCGAGATCATATTGAGTCGATTTGGCAGAAGTGCTTCGACAGAGCCATCAAAGATGCTGAGGATGAAATGGGGCTGCGGTGTTCCTTAACTTCCCTATCTTGGGCTGAAGTCTTTGAGGAAGAATACACGCTGCTAAAACCTAAAGCAGAATAA
- a CDS encoding thioredoxin domain-containing protein has translation MTNRLAQAQSLYLRKHAENPIDWWPWCEEALETARRDNKPIFLSVGYSSCHWCTVMEGEAFSDTAIADYMNANFLPIKVDREERPDLDSIYMQTVQMMTGQGGWPLNVFLAPDDLIPFYGGTYFPLEARYGRPGFMQVLQAIRRYYDNEPQKVQSLKEELLGHLQSSALLNPGQELNDELLRQGLEYNTGVVTSEGHGPSFPMIPYADMALHAVRFQDHLKYDATDTCTKRGLNLALGGIYDHVGGGFHRYTVDPTWTVPHFEKMLYDNGQIVEYLANLWSAGMHEPAFERAIAGTVQWLKREMTAPQGYFYAAQDADSFATPDEVEPEEGAFYVWSYNELEQLLSAEELAELTQQFTVTRNGNFEGQNVLQRRQPGILSDTIEATLVKLFQVRYGAEPRSLTTFPPARNNQEAKTQNWPGRIPAVTDTKMIAAWNSLMISGLARAATVFNQPEYLQLAAQAANFIRQQQWAEGRFHRLNYDGQPHVAAQSEDYALFIKALLDLHQSRLSGEVAVETQAWLEAAVQVQQEFDDRLWSPELGGYYNTASDASQDLLVRERSYADNATPAANGIAIANLIRLALLTENLEYLDRAEQGLQAFSSIMESAPQACPSLFVALDWYRNQTLVRTTSEYLDQIALQYLPTAVYLPEPNLPTAAIGLVCQGLSCKEPATSFEQLWEQLLQSQMRTTV, from the coding sequence ATGACGAATCGTCTGGCTCAAGCCCAAAGCCTCTACTTGCGGAAACATGCTGAGAACCCAATTGATTGGTGGCCTTGGTGTGAGGAAGCCTTGGAAACAGCACGGCGAGACAACAAACCCATCTTTTTGTCGGTGGGCTACTCCAGTTGCCACTGGTGCACCGTCATGGAAGGAGAAGCCTTTTCTGATACGGCGATCGCAGACTACATGAACGCCAATTTCTTGCCGATCAAAGTCGATCGCGAAGAGCGCCCAGACCTGGACAGCATCTATATGCAAACCGTGCAGATGATGACAGGGCAAGGCGGTTGGCCCTTGAATGTGTTCTTAGCTCCCGATGACCTAATTCCCTTTTATGGCGGCACCTACTTCCCCCTCGAAGCGCGGTATGGTCGCCCTGGATTTATGCAGGTGTTGCAAGCGATCCGTCGCTATTACGACAACGAACCCCAGAAAGTGCAGTCACTCAAGGAAGAATTGCTGGGGCATCTGCAAAGCTCTGCCTTGTTGAATCCAGGCCAAGAGTTAAATGACGAGTTGTTGCGGCAAGGGTTGGAGTACAACACCGGGGTAGTCACGTCGGAGGGACACGGCCCCAGTTTCCCGATGATTCCTTATGCCGATATGGCCCTGCATGCCGTGCGATTTCAAGACCACTTGAAGTACGACGCCACCGACACTTGTACCAAACGGGGGCTGAACTTGGCTCTAGGTGGCATTTATGACCATGTAGGCGGCGGCTTCCATCGCTACACCGTAGACCCCACTTGGACCGTGCCCCACTTTGAAAAGATGCTCTACGACAACGGGCAAATTGTGGAGTATTTGGCGAATTTATGGAGTGCGGGCATGCATGAGCCTGCATTTGAGCGGGCGATCGCGGGGACGGTGCAATGGTTGAAGCGAGAAATGACTGCGCCCCAAGGTTACTTTTATGCAGCTCAGGATGCCGATAGCTTTGCTACCCCCGATGAAGTGGAACCCGAAGAAGGCGCTTTCTATGTGTGGAGCTACAACGAACTCGAACAACTGCTGAGCGCCGAGGAACTTGCAGAGCTGACCCAGCAGTTTACCGTGACACGCAATGGCAACTTCGAGGGCCAGAATGTGTTGCAGCGTCGCCAACCCGGAATACTTAGTGACACCATAGAAGCCACTCTCGTCAAACTGTTCCAGGTGCGTTACGGAGCCGAGCCGCGATCGCTTACTACCTTTCCCCCCGCCCGCAATAATCAGGAAGCCAAAACCCAAAATTGGCCCGGACGCATTCCTGCGGTCACAGATACCAAGATGATCGCGGCTTGGAACAGCTTGATGATCTCGGGATTGGCCCGTGCTGCCACCGTGTTCAATCAACCTGAATATTTGCAACTGGCTGCTCAGGCGGCTAACTTTATTCGCCAACAACAATGGGCCGAAGGACGATTCCACCGCCTCAACTACGACGGCCAACCCCACGTCGCCGCTCAATCGGAAGATTACGCCCTGTTTATCAAGGCATTGCTGGATCTCCATCAATCTCGGCTAAGTGGAGAAGTTGCGGTAGAGACCCAGGCTTGGCTAGAAGCAGCGGTACAAGTGCAACAAGAATTCGACGATCGCCTGTGGAGTCCTGAGTTGGGTGGCTACTACAACACGGCTAGTGATGCTAGTCAAGATTTGCTGGTGCGGGAGCGTAGTTACGCTGACAACGCTACGCCTGCGGCCAATGGTATAGCGATCGCGAACCTAATTCGTCTAGCTTTGCTGACTGAGAATTTAGAGTATCTCGATCGGGCGGAGCAAGGGTTGCAAGCCTTCAGCAGCATTATGGAAAGTGCGCCTCAGGCTTGCCCTAGTTTATTTGTTGCTCTCGATTGGTACCGCAACCAAACTCTAGTGCGAACCACCAGCGAGTACTTAGATCAGATCGCTCTGCAATATCTGCCGACAGCGGTTTATCTCCCAGAGCCAAATTTGCCAACTGCTGCGATTGGCTTGGTCTGTCAAGGGCTAAGCTGCAAAGAGCCTGCGACCAGCTTCGAGCAACTGTGGGAACAACTGCTACAAAGCCAAATGCGAACCACGGTTTAG